The DNA window CGGCGGCAGCCCTCGGCGTGGACCCGTCCCGCGTCTTCAAGACCCTGATGACCGAGGTCGACGGCTCGCTCGTCGTCGCCGTCGTCCCGGTCTCGGCGCAACTCGACCTCAAGGCGCTCGCCGCAGCGGTCGGCGGGAAACGCGCACGTCTGGCCGATCCCGCCGTGGCGGAGCGCAAGACCGGGTACGTGGTCGGCGGCATCAGCCCGATCGGTCAGCGGACGGCACTGCCGACCGTCCTCGACGCGAGCGCGTCGGACCACGAGACGGTGTTCGTGTCCGGTGGACGGCGGGGCTTCGACCTCGAACTCGCCCCGGAGGGGCTGCGCACGGCGGTCTCCGCCCTCCTGGCCCAGATCGCGCGCTGACCCCGCCCCTACTGGTCCGCCAGGGCGACCAGTCCGAGCTCCGCCGGCGTGAGCAGCAACTCGTGCTTCGGAACGATGCGGACCGTGTACCCGAAGCCACCCGCGCGATCGAGTGGCAGGGTGCCCGCGTATTCGAGCGTGTGCTCCGGTCGGCTCGTGGACGGGGTCTGCTGCTGCTCGAGCGGCTGCGAACCGACGTCGAGCAACTCGCCCGCGGCTCCGGGGACCCCGGAGACCACTTCGACGGTCACATCGTCCGGTGACAGTGAGCCGAGCTGGACGTACGCGCGCAACCGCAGCACGTCGCCGACCTGCGGGACCTCGTCGACACCGCCGCTCTCGACGTGGGCGACGGCCAACTGCGGCCACGCGTCGCGCACACGTCGTTTGTAGGCCGCCAGATCGCGGGCGCCGAGCTGATCGGACGCGGACAGCGCACGTTCCATCTCGGCCGCCGGGAGGTACATCCGCTCGGTGTACTCGCGCACCATCCGGTCGGCGCTCAGCGGCTCCGACAGGGTGGAGATCGTGTGTCGCACCATCTGCAACCAGCGCCACGGCGGTGCACCGTGCTCGCGGTCGTAGTAGCGGGGTGCGAGCTGGTGCTCGATGACGTCGTAGAGCGACGCGGCCTCGAGGGCGTCGCGCTCGTCGTCGTCCGGCGTGCCGTCGGCGGACGGGATCGCCCACCCGTTCTCCCCGTCCGCGTACTCGTCCCACCAGCCGTCGAGGATCGACAGGTTGAGCGCTCCGTTGAGCGCCGCCTTCATGCCGGACGTCCCGCAGGCCTCGAGCGGACGCAGGGGGTTGTTCAACCACACGTCACAACCCGGGTAGAGGGTCTTCGCCATCCCGATGCCGTAGTCCGGCAGGAAGACGATGCGTGCACGCAGGAGGGGGTCCTGGGCGAACTGCACGAGGCGTTGGATGAGGCGCTTCCCCTCGTCGTCCGCCGGGTGCGCCTTCCCCGCGACGACGATCTGGATCGGTCGATCCGGGTGCAGGAGCAGCGAGCGGAGTCGGTCCGGGTCGCGCATCATGAGGGTGAGGCGCTTGTACCCCGGTACCCGTCGTGCGAACCCGATCGTCAAGACCTCCGGATCGAGGAGTTCGTCGATCCAGGACGGCACGACGGCGAGGGGATTCTGCGCACGGTAGCCGTCGGCGATCCGACGGCGCACATCGGCGACCAGGCGCTCGCGCATCCCCCGTTTGAGCATCCAGAGCTCGTCGTCGGACACGGACGGACCGGCCCAGTCGGCGCGGCCCGGCTCGATCCCGCCCCACCGTTCATCGGCGAACCCGAGGAGGGCGGGATCCGTCCAGCTCGGGGCGTGGACACCGTTCGTGATGGAGGTGATGGGCACGTCGGAGACGTCGAATCCCGGCCAGAGGCCTCGGAACATCGCACGACTGACCTCTCCGTGGAGTCGACTCACCCCGTTCGCGCGCTGCGCCAGGCGGAGACCCATGATCGCCAGGTTGAACACCTCGGGCGAGCCGCCGTTCGCGGTCTCGTCGCCGAGCGCCAGGACGTCCGGTGCGGCCACGCCGGGGAGCAGGTCGCCCGAGAAGTAGCGCTCGATCACGTCGTTCTCGAAGCGGTCGATGCCGGCGGGCACCGGCGTGTGCGTGGTGAACACCGTGCCCCCGCGAACGAGCTGCAGCGCCTCGTCGAAGGAGAGGCCGTTCCCGACGAGGTCGCTGATCCGTTCCAGGCCGAGGAACCCGGCGTGGCCTTCGTTCGAGTGGTACACCTGCGGGAGCGGGTGGTCGGTCAGCTCGCTCCACTGCTTGATCGCCCGGACACCGCCGATGCCGAGGAGGAGCTCCTGGTGGAGGCGATGCTCGCCGCCGCCGCCGTACAGCCGGTCGGTGACCGCGCGCAACTCCGCGACGTTCTCGGGGATGTCGGTGTCGAGCAACAGCAGTGGGACGCGTCCCACTTCGGCGATCCACACCCGCGCGGACAGGCTGCGGTCCTCGGGCAGGGCCAAGGTGACGGTGACCGGCGTGCCGTCCGGTTCTCTGAGGACCGTGAGCGGGAGGCCGTCGGGGTCTTGTACGGGATAGGACTCCTGCTGCCACCCGTCGTTCGTGATCGACTGGGCGAAGTACCCCGAGCGGTACAGGAGGCCGACGCCGACGAGGGGCACCCCGAGGTCCGACGCGCTCTTCAGGTGGTCTCCGGCGAGGATACCGAGGCCGCCCGAGTACTGCGGGAGGGCGGCGGCGACACCGAACTCCGGCGAGAAGTAGGCGATCGTCTGCGGCTTCGGGTCGGGAAGACCCTGGTACCAGCGCGGCTCCTCCAGATACCGGCGGAGGTCGGCGTGGAGCGCTTCGGCGCGACCGACGAAGTCCGCGTCGGCGGCGAGCTCGGCCAACCGTTCGGGGGTGACGAGGCCGAGGCCCGTGATCGGGTCGTGCCCGGACTCCCGCCAGACGTCAGGGGCGATCTCGTCGAAGAGGCGCTGCGTCGGCTCATGCCACGACCAACGGAGGTTCGCCGCGAGGGCGGTCAGCGAGGTCAGTGACTCCGGGATGAGCGCGCGGACGGTAAACCTGCGGATAGCCTTCACGGGCTCACTCTATGGCACCCCCACCGGCGGCCCGACCGGCCGCCGTCCACCCTGCGGGAACCGCACGGCACCGTCCGCCTTAGCATGACGCGCGACACCCCGCGCGGCCCTTCATCGGCCCACGTTTCGCGGTACGGTCGGACGAGTGGCACCGAAGGAGATGGAACGCACTATGCCGAAGTCAGTACCGCAGTCCTCCACCGTCGACGACGCCGGAACGGTGTCGCTCACACTCACCCCGAACATCGGGCGCATCCCGATCCTCGATCCGACCCCCTCCGTCGAAGGCGGGCGTTGGCCGGCCAAGGCGTTCGCAGGAGAGGTGGTCCCCTTCGCGGCGACCGCGTTCCGCGAAGGCCACGACCTGATCGGGGTCGAGCTCCTGCTCACCGACCCCCGTGGGAAGACGGCCGCCCATCGCATGGCACCGGGCGCCGCCGGTACCGACCGCTTCGAGGTCCAGGTCCAGCTCGCCACCGAGGGGACCTGGAGGTATCAGGTGCGTGCCTTCGCCGACGAGTTCGCCACCTGGGAGCACAACGCCCGGGTGAAGATCGAGGCGGGCGTCGACGTCGACCTCATGTACCTCATCGGAGCGGAACTCCTCGAGGGAGCGTCGACGGACAAACTCCGCCCCGCCAAGGACCGCCGGTTCCTCACCTCGACCGCCAAGCTGCTCCGCGACGCCGACGCCGATCCCGACGCGAGGTTCGCCGTCCTCGACGATGCGGAACTGCTCGCCATCGCCGCGCGACGCCCGTTCGCCGGACTCGCCAGCACCAGCGAGCAGCGACGCATCCGGGTCGAGCGCACGCGGGCCGGTGTCGGCTCGTGGTACGAATTCTTCCCCCGCTCCGAGGGCGCCGAGCAGCGCCCGGACGGATCCTGGGCCTCCGGCACCTTCCGGACGGCCGCAGCACGCCTCCCCGCCGTGGCCGCGATGGGCTTCGACGTCCTGTACCTGCCTCCCATCCACCCGATCGGCGAGACCTTCCGCAAGGGACCGAACAACACCCTGACGCCAGGCGAACACGACCCGGGATCGCCCTGGGCCATCGGTGGTGCCGCCGGCGGCCACGACGCGATCCATCCCGACCTCGGAACCGAGAAGGACTTCGTCTCCTTCGTCCGCCAGGCGAAGAAGTTCGGCCTGGAGATCGCGCTGGACCTCGCCCTGCAGGCCTCGCCCGACCACCCCTGGGTGACCGAACACCCCGAGTGGTTCACGACGCTGCCCGACGGCACCATCGCGTACGCGGAGAACCCACCCAAGAAGTACCAGGACATCTACCCGGTGAACTTCGACAACGATCCCGAGGGCATCCGGACCGAGGTGCTGCGCATCGTCCGCCACTGGATCTCGCTCGGCGTCCGCATCTTCCGCGTCGACAACCCCCACACCAAGCCGCTCGACTTCTGGGAGTGGCTCCTCGCGACGGTCAACCGCACCGATCCCGACGTGGTCTTCCTCGCGGAGGCGTTCACCCGACCGGCGCTCCTGCAGGGACTCGCGAAGGTGGGCTTCCAGCAGAGCTACACGTACTTCACCTGGCGGAACACGAAGGAGGAACTCGAGGAGTTCCTCGGCGCGGCGGCCACCGAGACCGCCGACTTCCTCCGCCCGAACCTGTTCGTGAACACCCCCGACATCCTGACGGAATACCTCCAGTTCGGTGGACGCGCCGCGTACAAGGTGCGTGCGGCCATCGCGGCGACGGCAGCGCCCACCTGGGGCGTGTACGCCGGATACGAGCTCATCGAGAACGTCGCCCGCCCGGGTGCCGAGGAGAACATCGACAGCGAGAAGTTCGAGTACCGTCCGCGGGACTGGGCGGCGGCCGAAGAGGCCGGGACGTCGCTGTCACCCTATCTCACTCTCCTCAACCAGATCCGACGGACGCACCCCGCACTCCGGCAGCTGCGCAACATCAGCTTCCACTGGAGCGACGACGACCAGATCCTGGTCTTCAGCAAGCATCTCGACGAGCGGTTCACCGGGACGGGCGAGCCGGACACGATCGTCGTCGTCGCCAACCTCGACCCGCACTCCGTGCGACAGACGATGGTGCACCTCGACCAGACGGTCTTCGGTGGCGTGCCAGGAGGCACCTTCGACGTCACCGACCTCGTGACCGGGGCCGAGTGGATCTGGTCCGACAGCAACTTCGTGCGCCTCGACGCCTTCACCGAACCCGTGCACATCCTGAGCGTGAGGATCCGACCATGACGACCATCCCCCCATCCGCCGGCGGTGCTGCGGCACCGAAGCGCTCGGGTCGGCGGGCTGCCGCTCCCCCGGCCGCCGAGGTGGCTCCGCCCCCGCGTGAGCTCCCGCTCCCGTCCGTCGACGACTGGATCCTCGACGCGGTCTCGGAGGGCCGGTACCACGATCCGCACCAGATCCTCGGGCAGCACCTCGTCGACCTCGGCGGGGTGAGCGACCCGCTCGTCGTGGTGCGCGCGCGCCGCCCCCTGGCCGAACAGGTCACGGCGGTCCTCGCGAATGGAGCGCGCGTGGAGCTCGCCCACGTCCGATCCGGCATCTGGCAGGGCTTCCACGTCGACGGCATCCTCGACTACACGCTCGACGCACGGTACGGGGACGGCTCGACTTGGAACGCCGACGACCCCTACCGCTTCGCCCCGTCCATCGGCGAGCTCGACCTCCACCTCATCGGTGAGGGACGCCACGAGCGGCTCTGGGACGCCCTCGGCGCACACGTGACCGAGCAGCAGGGTGTCGCCGGCACCGCGTTCGCCGTGTGGGCACCACACGCGCGGGCCGTCCGCGTCATCGGCGACCTCAACTCGTGGGACGGCACCGCGCACGCGATGCGGAACATGGGAGCCACCGGGGTCTGGGAGCTGTTCATCCCCGGCGTCGGTCCCGGAGAGCTGTACCGATTCGAGATCCTGGCCCAGGACGGCCGCTGGGTCCGACGGTCCGACCCCATGGCCCGGTTCACCGAGCGGTCCCCCGCGACCGCATCGGTGACGGGTGTCAGCGACCACCGCTGGAACGACGCCGACTGGATGGAGCGTCGGGCCGCGAGCGACCCGCACAACGGCCCGATGAGCGTCTACGAGCTCCACGTCGGGTCGTGGCGTCCCGGCCTCGGCTACCGCGACCTCGCCGACCAGCTCATCGAGTACATCGGCGAGCTCGGGTACACGCACGTGGAGTTCATGCCGCTGGCCGAGCACCCCTTCGGCGGCTCCTGGGGCTACCAGGTGACCGGCTACTACGCTCCGACGAGCCGGTTCGGTTCGAGCGACGATCTGAAGTACCTGATCGACCGACTCCACGGCGCCGGGATCGGTGTCCTCATGGACTGGGTCCCCGGCCACTTCCCGAAGGACGAATGGGCACTCGCCAATTTCGACGGCCAGCCCCTGTACGAGCACCCCGACCCGCGACGCGGCGAGCAGCCGGACTGGGGCACGCTCGTGTTCGACTTCGGCCAGCCCCAGGTCAAGAACTTCCTCGTCGCCAACGCCCTGTACTGGCTCGAGGAGTTCCACGTCGACGGTCTCCGCGTGGATGCCGTCGCCTCGATGCTCTACCTCGACTACTCGAGGAAGGACGGCGAGTGGCTCCCGAACGTCCACGGAGGACGCGAGAACCTCGAGGCCATCAGCCTGCTCCAGGAAGCGAACGCGACCGCGTACCGCCGCAACCCCGGCATCGTGATGATCGCCGAGGAGTCGACCAGTTGGCCCGGCGTCACCGCGCCGACGAGCGAGGGCGGCCTCGGCTTCGGCCTGAAGTGGAACATGGGTTGGATGCACGACTCGCTCGAGTACATGCAGTACGACCCGCTGTACCGCTCGCACCACCACGGTGAGATCACGTTCTCGATGGTCTACGCCTTCAGCGAGAACTTCCTCCTGCCGATCAGCCACGACGAGGTCGTCCACGGGAAGGGCTCGCTGCTGGCGAAGATGCCGGGTGACCACTGGCAGCAGCTCGCCAACATGCGCGCCTACCTCGCGTTCATGTGGGCCCACCCGGGCAAGCAGCTCCTCTTCATGGGTCAGGAGTTCGGCCAGCCGTCCGAATGGTCGGAGGAACGCGGGCTGGACTGGTGGATCCTCGATCAGCCGAGCCACCGCGCCCTGCTCGGGCTCGTCGCGCGGCTCAACGCGGTGTACACCGAGCATCCCGCGCTCTGGGCGCTCGACCACGACCCCGCCGGCTTCGAGTGGCTCGACGGCGGCGACGCGCAGAACAGCGTGCTGTCGTTCATCCGCTCCGACGACGAGGGCAACGTCATCGCCGCGCTGGTCAACTTCTCCGGAGCGCCGGTGGGGCCCTATCGCGTCGGCCTCCCGCGCGCCGGCAGATGGGAGGAGCTGCTCAACACGGACGCCGTCGAGTACGGCGGATCGGGTGTCGGGAACTACGGATCGATCGAGGCGACGGCGGCACCGTGGGCCGGCCGGCCGGCCTCCGCGGAACTCACCCTCCCCCCGCTCGGCATGATCTGGTTGAAGCACGTCGGCTGAGCCGGGCGGACGCATCCCGGCTGCAGCACGAAGGCCCGCCTCCTGAGGGAGGCGGGCCTTCGTCGTCCGCTGGACCGGGACGGATCAGTAGAGCAGGCCGGTCAACCGCGCCCGAGCCCGCATGACGCGGGGATCGGTGACACCGGCGACCTGGAACAGCTCGAGCAGGCGCGTCCGGACCGTGTCCTTGTCGGCCTGGTCGAGTTCGGGGAACATCGTGAGCAGTCGGTCGAAGGCGTCGTCGACGTGGCCGCCGGACAGGTCGAGGTCGGCGACCGCCAACTGAGCGTCGAGGTCGGCGGGAGCGGCTGCAGCCCGACTGCGGATCTCCTCCAACGTCTTCCCGCCGAGACGGTGCAGGAGCCGTACCTGGGCGAGGCCGGCCACGGCCATGTCGTCCTTCGGGTTCTGGGCGATGGCTTTCTCGTACGCGGCGATGGCCGTCGGGTAGTCGGCGCGCTCGATGGCCTCGTACGCCTCCGCGTGCAGCGGCGGCAGGGGCGGCTCCGCCGGCTCCGCCTCCTCGGCTGCGGTCGCTCCGTCGGCGACGACAGCGCGGCCGGAGACGCCGTTCTGCGCGGCCAGCTGGAGCAATTGCTCGATGACCTCACGCACCTGGGACTCGGGGATCGCACCGTTGAACATCGGCACGGGTCGGCCACCGACGACCGCGACGACCATCGGGATCGACTGGGCCTGGAACGCCTGCGAGAGCTGCGGGTTCGCATCGACGTCGACCTTGGCGAGCACGAACCGACCGGCGTATTCCGCAGCGAGACGTTCGAGCACCGGCGAGAGCTGCTTGCAGGGCCCGCACCATTCCGCCCACAGGTCGATCACGACCGGGACGACGGAGGACAGTTCGACGACCTGGCCGAATCCGTCGTCCGACGCGTCGAAGACGAACGACGGGACGTCGACGGTCTGTCCGGTGGTCGCGCCGGGTGCCTCCGCGGGGGCGCCTGACTGGCCCGGCTGAGCTGGAGCTCCGGCGGGCGGTGCCTGGTGGCGACGGGCGAGGCCGGACAGGTCGACGGCGCCGCGCAGGTGCGCCGCGCTCGGCTCCGCGGCGCTCACGGGAGCTCCGATGCGGCGGTGAGGGTCTGGGTGAAACCGAGCAAGGTGATCTTCTCTCCGGAGTTGACGGCTGGCACGTAGAACAGGAGCTGGTCGCCGTAGGTGGCCTGCGTCCCCTTCGCGCTCTCGGTGATCCCGGAGAGCGCGGCGACGGAACCCTGAGGTTTCACGGTAGCACCGGCGGTGACGACGCTGACCGTCTCACCTTCCTGGACGTTGACCGCCACGATCGCACCCGAGTCGTTGGTCGCCAGCGCGACGTTCGGACCGGTCCCGGCGGCGGCCGAGAAGGCGATGCTCGCGGTCGTCGGCAGGCCGGCGGCCTTCGTCGCCCGGTCGGCGGCGACCTGCGTGCGGAAGACGTCGCCGTCCGCGTCGAAGAGGCCGGCGAACGAACTCGCGTCACCGTTGGTGATGATGTCGGCGTACGCGGCCGCGATCTGCTCGGGCGGCATGACGAGCAGCTTCGAGTCCGGCGGCACACTCGCGGCGCCGATCGTCGCCGGAGCGACGTTCTCGAGCCGTGCGCCTTCGAGGAGCTTCTCCGCGTAGACGACCTGGTAGTTCGACCGCGGGTCCTCCTGCGTCATGACGAGGACGGTCGGCGAAACCGTCTCGTCCGACTTGTCCTGGATCGCGGTCATGACGGTGCGGGGCCAGGCGTCGGTCGCCTGCGGCAGGGTGAGGGTGACGGGCGACGCCGGGATGGGCGTCGCACCGGCGGCGTCGGCGACTTTCGCACGGAGGGCGTAGTTGGCAGTGCGTTCCGCGAGCGCCGGGCCGGCGAACCGGACCGCTGCGGCGGTGCCGTCGAGCGCGGCGTCGGCCTCGGAGGCAGCGGTCGAGATGCGCGACACGATGCGCTCGACCTGGGGAACGGTGACGACGGGAGCAGCGAAGTCCTGATCCTGGCTGTCGGCCGGGAGATCGGTCGCGGTCACCGTCGGCGTCGGGGACGGAGCACCGATCGTGGGCCAGTAGTCCTGTGAACATCCGCTGAGCCCGAGCGTCCCGACGAGGACGAGGGGCACACCGATCACCAGGGAACGGCGGAGCGGACCGCGCTTGGTCTTGCCTGCACCGAGTTCTCGGGGGCGACGCGGCTTCGGCTGTCTCGACATCTTGGTGAGGCCCTTCTGTCCTTGGCCGGGACCCTTGCGGCGCGGGCCGCGGGAGCGACGCATCCGCTGGATGCCCGACAGGTACAACACGATGCCGGCCAGGAGGACGACGATGCCGCCGGCGATCAGCGGCCCGGCCCACGGGGTGGCGTTGTCGAGGGGCCATGAGAGACGGAGTGAATCCGGGGCGGCGGCGCTGCCGTCGGTCGCGACGAGGACGTCGATGTCCTTCGGGAGGTTCATCGTCGCGATGACGGCGCCGGCCTCGTCGTACTCGCCGAGCCAGAGGTCCGACCCGCGCGGGTCGGGACCCTTGTCGTCGGCCGGGGCGGCTGCGGTCGGCTCCGGGGAGGGAGCGGTCGAGGGCTGGTCGCTCGGTGACGCGTCACCGTCGTCCGTGGAGTCGTCGGCGTCCGGGACGACGCTCGTCGTCGTCAGCGCGGTCCCCGCGCTGTTGACCCCGACCCGGCTGTAGGGCTCGTCGCCCAGCCAGGCGGTGATGTCGTCCGCGCGACCGTAGCTCATGAACACCTGTGTGTCGCCGCCGGCGCTCGCGACGATCGACTGCGCCCCCGGCTGCGACTGCAACACACTCCCGGGGATGACGATGAAGCGGTCTCCGTCGTCCACCGTCGTCGACAGGCTGAACGTACCCGGTTGGAGGAACACGGTCCGTTGCGCGATGCCGGTCACGATCATGACGGCAGCCACGACGAACGC is part of the Plantibacter sp. Leaf314 genome and encodes:
- the glgP gene encoding alpha-glucan family phosphorylase; amino-acid sequence: MKAIRRFTVRALIPESLTSLTALAANLRWSWHEPTQRLFDEIAPDVWRESGHDPITGLGLVTPERLAELAADADFVGRAEALHADLRRYLEEPRWYQGLPDPKPQTIAYFSPEFGVAAALPQYSGGLGILAGDHLKSASDLGVPLVGVGLLYRSGYFAQSITNDGWQQESYPVQDPDGLPLTVLREPDGTPVTVTLALPEDRSLSARVWIAEVGRVPLLLLDTDIPENVAELRAVTDRLYGGGGEHRLHQELLLGIGGVRAIKQWSELTDHPLPQVYHSNEGHAGFLGLERISDLVGNGLSFDEALQLVRGGTVFTTHTPVPAGIDRFENDVIERYFSGDLLPGVAAPDVLALGDETANGGSPEVFNLAIMGLRLAQRANGVSRLHGEVSRAMFRGLWPGFDVSDVPITSITNGVHAPSWTDPALLGFADERWGGIEPGRADWAGPSVSDDELWMLKRGMRERLVADVRRRIADGYRAQNPLAVVPSWIDELLDPEVLTIGFARRVPGYKRLTLMMRDPDRLRSLLLHPDRPIQIVVAGKAHPADDEGKRLIQRLVQFAQDPLLRARIVFLPDYGIGMAKTLYPGCDVWLNNPLRPLEACGTSGMKAALNGALNLSILDGWWDEYADGENGWAIPSADGTPDDDERDALEAASLYDVIEHQLAPRYYDREHGAPPWRWLQMVRHTISTLSEPLSADRMVREYTERMYLPAAEMERALSASDQLGARDLAAYKRRVRDAWPQLAVAHVESGGVDEVPQVGDVLRLRAYVQLGSLSPDDVTVEVVSGVPGAAGELLDVGSQPLEQQQTPSTSRPEHTLEYAGTLPLDRAGGFGYTVRIVPKHELLLTPAELGLVALADQ
- a CDS encoding tetratricopeptide repeat protein, whose translation is MSAAEPSAAHLRGAVDLSGLARRHQAPPAGAPAQPGQSGAPAEAPGATTGQTVDVPSFVFDASDDGFGQVVELSSVVPVVIDLWAEWCGPCKQLSPVLERLAAEYAGRFVLAKVDVDANPQLSQAFQAQSIPMVVAVVGGRPVPMFNGAIPESQVREVIEQLLQLAAQNGVSGRAVVADGATAAEEAEPAEPPLPPLHAEAYEAIERADYPTAIAAYEKAIAQNPKDDMAVAGLAQVRLLHRLGGKTLEEIRSRAAAAPADLDAQLAVADLDLSGGHVDDAFDRLLTMFPELDQADKDTVRTRLLELFQVAGVTDPRVMRARARLTGLLY
- the ybaK gene encoding Cys-tRNA(Pro) deacylase, producing the protein MARRKAEGGSTPATLALTGLGIPFTPRPYQHDPSTTAFGLEAAAALGVDPSRVFKTLMTEVDGSLVVAVVPVSAQLDLKALAAAVGGKRARLADPAVAERKTGYVVGGISPIGQRTALPTVLDASASDHETVFVSGGRRGFDLELAPEGLRTAVSALLAQIAR
- a CDS encoding maltotransferase domain-containing protein, producing MPKSVPQSSTVDDAGTVSLTLTPNIGRIPILDPTPSVEGGRWPAKAFAGEVVPFAATAFREGHDLIGVELLLTDPRGKTAAHRMAPGAAGTDRFEVQVQLATEGTWRYQVRAFADEFATWEHNARVKIEAGVDVDLMYLIGAELLEGASTDKLRPAKDRRFLTSTAKLLRDADADPDARFAVLDDAELLAIAARRPFAGLASTSEQRRIRVERTRAGVGSWYEFFPRSEGAEQRPDGSWASGTFRTAAARLPAVAAMGFDVLYLPPIHPIGETFRKGPNNTLTPGEHDPGSPWAIGGAAGGHDAIHPDLGTEKDFVSFVRQAKKFGLEIALDLALQASPDHPWVTEHPEWFTTLPDGTIAYAENPPKKYQDIYPVNFDNDPEGIRTEVLRIVRHWISLGVRIFRVDNPHTKPLDFWEWLLATVNRTDPDVVFLAEAFTRPALLQGLAKVGFQQSYTYFTWRNTKEELEEFLGAAATETADFLRPNLFVNTPDILTEYLQFGGRAAYKVRAAIAATAAPTWGVYAGYELIENVARPGAEENIDSEKFEYRPRDWAAAEEAGTSLSPYLTLLNQIRRTHPALRQLRNISFHWSDDDQILVFSKHLDERFTGTGEPDTIVVVANLDPHSVRQTMVHLDQTVFGGVPGGTFDVTDLVTGAEWIWSDSNFVRLDAFTEPVHILSVRIRP
- the glgB gene encoding 1,4-alpha-glucan branching protein GlgB, with amino-acid sequence MTTIPPSAGGAAAPKRSGRRAAAPPAAEVAPPPRELPLPSVDDWILDAVSEGRYHDPHQILGQHLVDLGGVSDPLVVVRARRPLAEQVTAVLANGARVELAHVRSGIWQGFHVDGILDYTLDARYGDGSTWNADDPYRFAPSIGELDLHLIGEGRHERLWDALGAHVTEQQGVAGTAFAVWAPHARAVRVIGDLNSWDGTAHAMRNMGATGVWELFIPGVGPGELYRFEILAQDGRWVRRSDPMARFTERSPATASVTGVSDHRWNDADWMERRAASDPHNGPMSVYELHVGSWRPGLGYRDLADQLIEYIGELGYTHVEFMPLAEHPFGGSWGYQVTGYYAPTSRFGSSDDLKYLIDRLHGAGIGVLMDWVPGHFPKDEWALANFDGQPLYEHPDPRRGEQPDWGTLVFDFGQPQVKNFLVANALYWLEEFHVDGLRVDAVASMLYLDYSRKDGEWLPNVHGGRENLEAISLLQEANATAYRRNPGIVMIAEESTSWPGVTAPTSEGGLGFGLKWNMGWMHDSLEYMQYDPLYRSHHHGEITFSMVYAFSENFLLPISHDEVVHGKGSLLAKMPGDHWQQLANMRAYLAFMWAHPGKQLLFMGQEFGQPSEWSEERGLDWWILDQPSHRALLGLVARLNAVYTEHPALWALDHDPAGFEWLDGGDAQNSVLSFIRSDDEGNVIAALVNFSGAPVGPYRVGLPRAGRWEELLNTDAVEYGGSGVGNYGSIEATAAPWAGRPASAELTLPPLGMIWLKHVG